Below is a genomic region from Prolixibacteraceae bacterium.
AACAACGAAGTGAAGTAATCACTTTTGCAGTCAAATGCAAACCGTATAGATAAAAGAAGGTTATCCCAGACATATGAGGGATAACCTTTTTTTATTAGGACATTGTGACAGTTTCATTAACGACCGTTTGACACAAAATATGACATATTGTTCCACAAATAATTTTGGCACAATATGTGATTAATGACATATTGGTTTTGAATAAAATAATAGTATCAATTCAATGATGAAATAAGTGATAAGTTATTTTGAATATAATCACTCATTTCATCATTCGATTGGTAAATAATCTCTCGACGTCCTGACGATAGAGGAAAAAGAGAGAAGATCGTTTCTAAAAAAACAAACTAAAATATAACGTAAAATGGCAGAACTTAAAGGTAAAATCTTGGCAGGAAAGATTCTTGTGGAGCCACAAGAAGCAGTTACACAGACAGCAGGTGGATTGTATATTCCTGATTCAGCGAAAGAGAAACCACAACAAGGAAAAGTTAGAATGGTTGGTGCTGCAAAAAAGGATGAACCGATGGAGATAGAGGTAGGAGATGTTGTTTCATATGGTAAATATGCTGGAACTGAATTAAACATCGACGGATTCGATTATCTATTGTTATCTCAAACTGATGTTCTTTACATTAGCTAATTGAGAGTACATCTATTTTTACGTATAAGAAAATATTAAATTATGGCTAAGGAAATTAAATTCGATATAGAAGCACGCGATCTACTAAAACAAGGTGTAGATCAATTAGCAAATGCAGTTAAAGTTACTTTAGGACCTAAAGGTCGTAACGTAATTATTGATCGTAAATTCGGTGCACCACACGTAACTAAAGATGGTGTTACTGTTGCTAGAGAAGTGGAGCTAGAAGATTCATTTGCAAACATGGGAGCACAGCTTCTTAAGGAGGTAGCATCAAAAACTGCAGATGATGCGGGTGATGGTACTACTACTGCAACTGTATTAGCTCAATCTATCATCAATGTAGGATTGAAAAACGTTACAGCTGGAGCTAACCCAATGGACCTTAAAAGAGGTATTGATAAGGCAGTAAAAGCGGTAGTTAAAAATATCGAGTCTCAAGCACAAAATGTTGGAGATGACTATAATAAAATCGAGCAAGTAGCTAGTATCTCAGCAAACAATGATAACACTATCGGACAACTTATTGCAAATGCAATGGAGAAAGTTCAAAAAGAGGGTGTGATTACTGTTGAAGAGGCAAAGGGTACGGACACTTATGTTGATGTTGTAGAAGGAATGCAATTCGACCGTGGTTATATATCTCCATACTTCATTACGAATACAGAGAAGATGAATGCGGAATTGGAAAATCCTTTTATCTTAATCCACGACAAGAAGATTGCGAACATGAAAGATCTTGTTCCAATTCTTGAGGCTTCTCACCAAGCAGGACGTCCACTTTTGATTATCGCTGAAGATATCGAAGGAGAGGCACTTGCAACATTGGTTGTAAACCGTCTACGTGCAGGATTGAAAGTTTGTGCTGTGAAAGCTCCAGGTTTCGGTGATCGCCGTAAGGAGATGCTTGAAGATCTTGCTGTACTTACAGGAGGAACGGTAGTAAGCGACGAAAAAGGAATGAAGCTAGATCAGGTGAACCTACAGATGCTAGGACAAGCTGAGAAAGTAACTGTTGATAAAGAGAATACAACTGTTGTTAACGGTGCTGGTGCAAAAGAAGCGATTGAAGGTCGTGTGGCACAAATCCGTGCACAAATGGAAGTGTCTACTTCAGATTACGACAAAGAGAAGTTACAAGAACGTCTTGCTAAATTAGCAGGTGGTGTGGCTGTTCTTTATGTTGGAGCGGCTTCTGAGGTTGAGATGAAAGAGAAGAAAGACCGTGTGGATGATGCACTTTCTGCTACACGTGCTGCTGTAGAAGAAGGAATCGTTCCTGGTGGTGGTGTTGCTTACATTCGTTCTATATCGTCTCTTGACAGTATCGAAGGCGAAAATGAAGATGAGCAGACTGGTATCGAGATTATTCGTAAGGCCATTGAGTCTCCTCTACGCACAATGGTATCAAACGCAGGTCTTGAAGGCGCTGTGATCGTTCAAAAGATCCAAGAAGGAGAGAATGATTTCGGTTACAACGCTCGTACTGGACAGTATGAAAACCTTCTTGCCGCTGGTGTTATTGATCCAGCTAAAGTAACTCGTGTTGCTCTTGAGAACGCTGCATCTATCGCAGGAATGTTCTTGACAACGGAGTGTGTACTTGTTGAAGAGAAAACAGAAGATCCAATGCCAGCTGGTGCCCCAGGAATGGGTGGTATGCCAGGAATGATGTAATACCAATGCTATAATTAAATGAGTGTAACATTGGCATGTTATCTTGATTTATACATTGTTTTTAGATGTAGCTAGAGGTAAAGTTATCCTTGCATATCTTGCCTTATCGAAACAAGATATATTTGGAATGTCATCGCTTGTATAAGAAGTAGAAATGGTATAAGAAGATCTTATGTTATAGATATTTCAAAGGTTTGTGGATCTCGATTCACAAACCTTTTTTTGTCTCTTTACTTCTCTACCTTTCACCATACTCTTTCCTTGAAATTCATACGACCACAATAGAAACCCATGAATTTATCATAATGTCACATGAAATATCATAGGACATCGATGCTATTTTTCTTTTTTGCTAATATGACCTGTTAAAAAGAAAACTACTAGATATCAACAGAATATACCATTGTCATAGTCATACTATAATTTGTTGCCTTAGGACAACCATCTTACAGCATCACATAATCCAACACACTTATTTTATTTATTTAACATTTTTACCTTAGTTTGCAATCTGCTAAAATCAGAAAGAGTAAGAGTGAATTAGCCTTTAAGACGGGGAAACAGAGTTACAAGTCTGTTATTAATAAGTAATTAAGGAGAAAAGGATGAAAGAGTTAAAGTTAGTTATTGCCATGGCAATAATCCTATGTAGTTGTTCAAAGATAAAGAAGGAACAATTCACACAGGAAATTCTAAAAGATGGGAAGATAGAGACAAAAACAATAGACATTGATTTTGTCACTAAAGATGGAGCGATATCATCTCCTCATTTACGAAGTATACACTGTACAAATTTAGAGTCACTATCATTCCCAGGTAATAAACTGAAGAATGTAGTAAAACATGAGAAGACACTTCCTTACGATCTATTATCAAAAGATGTTAAGAAAGGGAGTCCAACTTATTACACAATATTTACAGCATACCACTTTATTAAAGCATCAGAGTACTATACTAGTTTGATGTCAGAATATATCACTCCAGAGATTAAAGAATCGGATAAGGATATTATTGTGAGTATTGCGGATTACATGCCAATGGCAAACAACAATAGCCGTTTTATTTTTTCTACTAAAGCGGCCATCAATCCATCCTCAGTATATCATAAAGTAGGACACCGGTATGAGCAATTCATCAAGACGAAAACGAATATCGTATATAAAGAGAATCGTTATATTGGAATCGGTTTTATGGAGTATTTTACCACTTCACTTAATCAGTCGCCTAAAATATTTGAAGGAGTATTACCTGAGGCATTGAGTAGAGATGTATCAAAACCCGTAACACTACCTATTGATATGGATCAAAATAGTCTGTACAAAGGAATCATGATAATGAAAGAGTCTTATATTGATGTTTACAATCAAGAGGGATCTGCAATGCGTCAATATATTGATATTGTTCTTCAGTCAGAAAACATCCTAAAGAATCGTTACGACTCCAATCTTGCAGCTCTATATATAACCTATCCTCTATGGAAGATTAGAGAGACTATTGGAGCAGAGAAGACAGATAGATTAGTTATGCATGCATGGACTATTCTTGGAAATGAAGGACGTAAGAACAGTTCATTCTATACCCCTAACAATGGAGAAGAGGTAAGTGAGAAAGTATGTTGGTACACTGTACTCCATGCATTACTAACTGCAGATCAACAAGACTTTAAAGGGGAAAACAACAAGCTTATCCGAGATATTTTTGCTAGTGTAAAATATCCTGTAGACAGAGTATCTAATTAAATTGCATCTTCCATAATTAAATGAGAATTTGTACTATATATTAGAAGGACAAAAGAACTTAAGCATAATAGTTCTTTTGTCCTTTTTTAACGTAACAATAGTTAGAACTTAACCTAAAAAGGGAAATTATTTATTTATTTTTTGCTAACTTAATAGTATGATTTTTAGTTGAAGATCATACGCAATATTGGAACGCAAAAAATTATTACTATGAATACTTTTTCCCCCGAAGTAGCATACTTAACAGTTATTATCCCTGTATACAATGAAGAGGAGAGCCTCCCACGGGTTTTTAATGAAGTAACACAGTTCATTAATTACCCTGATAAAAGAGTGGAAATATTATTTGTTAATGATGGATCCACTGATAACAGCCAAGAGATTATTAAGGAGATATGTACCCAATCTTCTCCATTCCACTTTATTGAGCTACAGAATAACAGTGGTTTAAGTGCAGCCCTAAAAGCAGGTATTGACTTCTGCAGCAGTCCATTTATTGGTTATATAGATGCAGATCTACAAACTTCTCCAATGGAGTTTATGGAGCTGATGAGATACTGTGAATCATACGAAATGGTTACTGGTATTAGGCAAAATAGGAAAGATTCGTCAACCAAAGTAATCTCGTCAAGAGTGGCCAATACCATGAGAAAGTGGATCACTAATGACGGAGTATCTGACACAGGTTGTCCTTTAAAAATTCTTCAGAGACAAACAGCAAAGAGAATCCCATTCTTTAAAGGAATGCATCGGTTTTTAGCAGCACTTGTACTCTTACAAAAGGGTCGGGTGAAGGAAGTTCCTGTAACGCATTACGAAAGAATTGAGGGAGAAGCAAAGTATCATTTCTGGAATCGATTACTTGGACCTTTCACTGATCTAATAGCTTTTGCTTGGATCAAGAGAAGGTATATCAACTATAAAATTAAATCGAGTGACTTAACTCTAGTTAAAAACTAGCAATGTTTAAATTCCTATACGATATGATACACCAAGATCAGTGGTATGTGTTTGCCATTGGTCTCTTAGGAAATATACTTTTTTCCTCAAGGCTACTAATACAGTGGTTTTTATCCGAAAAAAGTGGGAAATCAGAATCTCCTCTATTATTTTGGCAGATAAGTCTTTTGGCCTCATTCACCTTTCTTATTTATGGGATATTACGTAAAGACCTAGCTATTGTAATGGGTCAACTAATGGTCTACTTTATTTATATTAGAAATATACAACTACATAATAAATGGAAGGTGCTTCCACATGCAATAAGGATTCTTTGTATAATCTCTCCATTCCTAGTAATTCTGTATGTCTCGTGGTTTAAACAAGGCCTATTCAGCAATATAATCTCTAATGATAGCATCCCACTACAACTACTTCTTTGGGGGTCATTAGGTCAATTTATTTTTGTCTTCCGTTTCTTCTATCAATGGATTGTATCCGAAGAGGAAGGCAAATCGGTACTTCCTCTTGGTTTTTGGGTTATTAGCCTTTGTGGATCTTTGATTATTATATCCTATGCTATTTTTCGACATGACTTTAATCTGCTTCTAGGACAAATCTCGGGTGCATTCGTATATAGCCGAAATATTATTATCCACTTAAAAGGTAAAGGGCTATTCCAAAAGTAACACTACTTCTAAAATAATTCAAACAAGCGCTACAATATTGAACATAAGCAATGCAGGTTATCTTTTAATTTTAATGAACATGGCCAGATGTCATTACTTATCGCCTAACAAATGGGCTGCTATTCTTGGGAATATAGCATTATGATAATATTTATATTGAAAACATTTTATTTCATATTATGTTTACAATTATTTTTAATATTTTTAACACCTAAAATCAACTGTCTATCCCCACAAGTTCAATACTAATCACTTCAATAATGAATAGACTTTATACTTTTATTTTATTAATGCTTACTTGTACAATGGGTAGTTATGCACAAGTAGGCTATTTATCTGCTCATCGAAAAAAAGGAGCAGAGATGGAATTAAGCAACATGCCCAAAATCGATGTTAAACAGAGTAACAACAAAACAAAAGTTAATATTGATTTATCTGCTTGTAAATATTTCCATAAAAAGTTCAATAATAACAAGGAATGGGTATTTCTTCAAATTAAAGACTTTGGATATATCCACCATGCT
It encodes:
- a CDS encoding co-chaperone GroES, which translates into the protein MAELKGKILAGKILVEPQEAVTQTAGGLYIPDSAKEKPQQGKVRMVGAAKKDEPMEIEVGDVVSYGKYAGTELNIDGFDYLLLSQTDVLYIS
- a CDS encoding lipid-A-disaccharide synthase N-terminal domain-containing protein; translated protein: MIHQDQWYVFAIGLLGNILFSSRLLIQWFLSEKSGKSESPLLFWQISLLASFTFLIYGILRKDLAIVMGQLMVYFIYIRNIQLHNKWKVLPHAIRILCIISPFLVILYVSWFKQGLFSNIISNDSIPLQLLLWGSLGQFIFVFRFFYQWIVSEEEGKSVLPLGFWVISLCGSLIIISYAIFRHDFNLLLGQISGAFVYSRNIIIHLKGKGLFQK
- the groL gene encoding chaperonin GroEL (60 kDa chaperone family; promotes refolding of misfolded polypeptides especially under stressful conditions; forms two stacked rings of heptamers to form a barrel-shaped 14mer; ends can be capped by GroES; misfolded proteins enter the barrel where they are refolded when GroES binds), translated to MMAKEIKFDIEARDLLKQGVDQLANAVKVTLGPKGRNVIIDRKFGAPHVTKDGVTVAREVELEDSFANMGAQLLKEVASKTADDAGDGTTTATVLAQSIINVGLKNVTAGANPMDLKRGIDKAVKAVVKNIESQAQNVGDDYNKIEQVASISANNDNTIGQLIANAMEKVQKEGVITVEEAKGTDTYVDVVEGMQFDRGYISPYFITNTEKMNAELENPFILIHDKKIANMKDLVPILEASHQAGRPLLIIAEDIEGEALATLVVNRLRAGLKVCAVKAPGFGDRRKEMLEDLAVLTGGTVVSDEKGMKLDQVNLQMLGQAEKVTVDKENTTVVNGAGAKEAIEGRVAQIRAQMEVSTSDYDKEKLQERLAKLAGGVAVLYVGAASEVEMKEKKDRVDDALSATRAAVEEGIVPGGGVAYIRSISSLDSIEGENEDEQTGIEIIRKAIESPLRTMVSNAGLEGAVIVQKIQEGENDFGYNARTGQYENLLAAGVIDPAKVTRVALENAASIAGMFLTTECVLVEEKTEDPMPAGAPGMGGMPGMM
- a CDS encoding glycosyltransferase; this encodes MNTFSPEVAYLTVIIPVYNEEESLPRVFNEVTQFINYPDKRVEILFVNDGSTDNSQEIIKEICTQSSPFHFIELQNNSGLSAALKAGIDFCSSPFIGYIDADLQTSPMEFMELMRYCESYEMVTGIRQNRKDSSTKVISSRVANTMRKWITNDGVSDTGCPLKILQRQTAKRIPFFKGMHRFLAALVLLQKGRVKEVPVTHYERIEGEAKYHFWNRLLGPFTDLIAFAWIKRRYINYKIKSSDLTLVKN